A window from Primulina huaijiensis isolate GDHJ02 chromosome 11, ASM1229523v2, whole genome shotgun sequence encodes these proteins:
- the LOC140988880 gene encoding uncharacterized protein, with product MGSLVMLHSPLKALSFLNFSCARSVSRSSLSVFRFKKFSITANSSIPQNPNSVWGNYTPTIKPFSYLIPFFQKVGTFVVESSKSKCASVFKDLSVQETECIQHGAFGTALMSVTATAKVKISPFVAKLAANPTFVSGLCACAAAQSMKVFLNFCVERKWNFSIMFASGGMPSSHSALCTALTTSVAICHGVADSLFPVCLGFSLIVMYDAIGVRRHAGMQAEVLNLIVEDLFQGHPISQRKLKELLGHTPSQVFAGALLGIIVAWICSPGCFTAI from the exons ATGGGCTCCCTGGTGATGCTGCACTCTCCACTCAAAGCTTtgagtttcttgaatttttctTGTGCTAGATCGGTGAGTCGTTCCTCGTTATCTGTCTTCAGATTCAAGAAATTTTCAATCACCGCAAATTCCTCTATACCTCAGAACCCTAACTCAGTATGGGGCAATTACACCCCCACCATCAAACCCTTCTCGTATTTAATTCCATTTTTTCAGAAAGTTGGGACCTTTGTGGTTGAATCATCGAAGTCGAAATGTGCCTCTGTTTTTAAGGATTTAAGTGTGCAGGAGACTGAGTGTATACAACATGGGGCGTTTGGTACGGCGCTCATGAGTGTGACGGCGACGGCTAAAGTTAAAATAAGTCCTTTTGTGGCTAAATTAGCGGCGAACCCTACGTTCGTTTCGGGTTTATGCGCCTGTGCTGCTGCGCAATCTATGAaggttttcttgaatttttgtgTGGAGAGGAAGTGGAATTTTAGTATTATGTTTGCCTCTGGTGGAATGCCTTCTTCACATTCTGCACTGTGTACTGCATTAACAACTTCTGTGGCCATTTGCCATGGGGTGGCGGATTCTTTGTTTCCTGTTTGTTTAGGATTCAGTTTGATTGTTATGTATGATGCCATAGGTGTTAGACGGCATGCCGGGATGCAAGCTGAG GTCCTCAATCTGATAGTTGAAGATCTATTCCAAGGGCATCCAATAAGCCAAAGAAAGCTTAAGGAACTACTCGGCCACACTCCGTCCCAGGTCTTTGCTGGAGCTCTACTAGGTATTATCGTT
- the LOC140988457 gene encoding uncharacterized protein: protein MVEFKTGNPVDVLHDYVNIDFSLVDCKADNYGRLLEKLDVNRKRSVVVANNLLGGGKGLGGQLRGVENKTEVRSMKHPIGRGMEITMIGKSNDFGNKERVTDRKRRIMKRGDKSKWVFEVDEKSGEEHIFRMPRPQ from the coding sequence ATGGTAGAATTCAAGACCGGTAACCCTGTAGATGTGTTACACGATTATGTGAACATAGACTTCTCTTTAGTAGATTGTAAAGCGGATAACTATGGAAGGTTACTCGAAAAGCTTGATGTGAATCGTAAGAGATCAGTCGTGGTGGCAAATAATCTGTTGGGAGGAGGAAAAGGGTTGGGGGGACAATTGAGAGGGGTGGAAAATAAGACTGAAGTAAGGTCTATGAAACATCCTATTGGTAGAGGTATGGAGATTACAATGATTGGCAAAAGTAATGATTTTGGTAACAAGGAAAGGGTTACAGACAGAAAAAGGAGGATCATGAAAAGGGGTGACAAGAGCAAATGGGTTTTTGAAGTTGATGAAAAGAGTGGAGAAGAGCATATCTTTAGGATGCCAAGACCACAATGA